In Ovis canadensis isolate MfBH-ARS-UI-01 breed Bighorn chromosome 3, ARS-UI_OviCan_v2, whole genome shotgun sequence, one DNA window encodes the following:
- the ECRG4 gene encoding augurin has product MVFGGPGARSPAALEELRPERGARRLGTDAWPAARRHSARLSGPAPARTRGTPARPVPLSAVLQGAVRWRRVLQNKRLPYPSRALAKARSSLSSASAATMAPSSARPAFLVMTALALLLLLCVGPGGISGNKLKSLLRKREAPAPTTTPVAVQESRAKEFLSSLRRPKRQLWDRSRPEVQQWYQHFLYLGFDEAKFEDDISYWLNRNRNGHDYYDYYQRHYDEDAAIGPRSAHSFRHGASVNYDDY; this is encoded by the exons ATGGTCTTTGGCGGCCCAGGCGCCCGCAGCCCCGCAGCCTTGGAGGAGCTGCGGCCGGAGAGAGGGGCGCGGAGACTTGGCACGGACGCTTGGCCCGCGGCCCGTCGGCACAGCGCCCGCCTGTCGGGTCCCGCCCCGGCCCGGACTCGGGGAACGCCCGCGCGTCCAGTACCCTTGAGTGCAGTTCTCCAGGGCGCAGTCCGCTGGCGCCGGGTTCTCCAGAACAAGCGTCTGCCTTATCCTTCCCGCGCACTGGCCAAGGCGCGCTCATCTCTCTCCAGCGCATCCGCTGCAACCATGGCCCCCTCCTCCGCTCGGCCCGCCTTCCTGGTCATGACCGCActggcgctgctgctgctgctgtgcgtGGGCCCAG GCGGCATAAGTGGAAATAAACTCAAGTCGCTGCTTCGGAAACGAGAAG CCCCTGCTCCCACTACGACACCGGTGGCTGTCCAGGAGAGCAGAGCCAAGGAGTTCCTGAGCAGCCTTAGGAGGCCCAAGAGGCAGCTGTGGGACCGCTCGAGGCCAGAGGTGCAGCAATGGTACCAGCACTTCCTGTACCTGGGCTTCGACGAGGCG aAATTTGAGGATGACATCAGCTATTGGCTGAACAGAAATCGGAATGGGCACGACTACTACGATTACTACCAGCGCCACTATGATGAGGACGCGGCCATCGGCCCCCGGAGCGCCCACAGCTTCCGGCACGGAGCCAGTGTGAACTACGACGACTACTGA